Genomic window (Streptomyces sp. LX-29):
CGGCGCGATGGCCTGAGCGGGGCCGGCATGCCGTGGGACGACGCGTACGCGCGCGATCGGGTGGCGCGCGCCGAGGAGCGGTTGGCGGGCCTGGAGACCCTGCCGGACGGCGTCTCGGCGGCGCGCGCCGGCGAGGCGGTGGAGGGCCTGGTCGCCCTCTACGGCGAGTGCCTGGCGAGGGTCATGGGCCATCTGGCGGACGACGCCGAGCTGGTGCGACGGCTGGCGGCCGACGAGCTCGTCGGCCATCTGCTGCTCGTCCACGATCTGCACCCGGACCCGGTCGCCGACCGGGTCCGGCAGGCGCTGGCCGGACTGCCCGGCGAGCCCGAGGTGCTGGAGCTCTCCGCCGACCTGGTCCGGATCCGGCTGCGGGACACGCGGGGCGGCGGCTGCGGGTGCGGCTCCAGCCCGGCCGCCTCTCCGGAGCAGACGGTACGGGACGCGATCGCGGCCCGCGCCCCCGAGGTCGAGCGGGTGGAGGTCGAGACCGCCCCCGCCGCCCGGGCCCCGCAGGCCCTCATCCCGGTGGAGGCGCTCTTCCCGGGCCGGACCGGCGACCGTGCGCCCGTGGGTCGGGAGGCCGGGTGAGCCGGCTGCGGCGGATCGCCCGGCAGGCCGCCGCGCGGGCCGCGCCCGACCCCGTCACCGGGCGGGACGGGCGGGAGCGCTGCGACCTGTGCGCGGAACCGCTCCCGCCGGACCACCGCCATCTGCTGGACCTGTCCGCCGCGGCCGTACGGTGCGCCTGCCGGGCCTGCGCCCTGCTGTTCGACCGCAGGGAGGCGGGCGGGGCCAGCTATCGACTGTTGCCGCGGGAGCGGCGGCGGCTGGACGGCTGCGCGATCGACGAGGTGCTGTGGGCCGGTCTCGGCATCCCGGTCGACCTGGCGTTCTTCGTCCGCGGCGGGGCGACCGGCGAGGTCACGGCCGGCTATCCCAGCCCCCTGGGCACGCTGCGCGCCGCGGTGCACCCGGACAGTTGGCGGGAGCTCACCCGCGCCCACCCGGCGCTGCCGGGGCTGGCCGACGACGTCGAGGCGCTGCTGGTCCACCGGGCCGGCGGCGCCCGGGAGCACTGGCTGGTGCCGCTGGACGACTGCTACCGCCTGGTGGCGGTGGTGCGCGCACACTGGAAGGGACTGGGCGGGGGCCCCGAGGTGTGGCGGCACGTCGACACCTTCTTCAGCGAGCTGGCCGGCGAGCTCCCCGGCGAACCGGCCGGTGAACCGAGCACCGGACCGGCCACCGGACCGGACCCCGGTCCACGACCCACCCCCCAGGAGGCGTCATGGGTATCTCCGTAGGCAAGGCCGACGTACGACCGGACAAGGCGGCGCACATCGTCGGGGTCCGGCAGGGCAACGAGCCGGGACACTGGCCGACCAGCCGCCACCCCGGCCACCGGCCCGACGACCGCTCCACAGCCCGCCGGTCCACCGGCATCAACGCCGGGCAGCACGACCCGATCCTGCCCGACATGCCGAACCTCTCGCCGGCGTGACGGCGAGCCTGCCGACGGCCGTGGCCCTCGCCGCGGCGCCCGACCTGACCTTCGCGGTCACCGGCGTCGCGGCGGAGCGCTTCGCCGCCCTGCCCACGCTGCGGTTCGGCGTGGAGATCGCCCGCGTCGGCGGCGGGCCGGTCAGCTCCATCACGCTGACCACGGCGATCCGCATCGACGTGGCCCGCCGCCGCTACGACGCCGCGGCGCGGCGCGCGCTCACCGAGCTGTTCGGCGTGCCCGAGCGGTGGGGCGGCACGCTGCACCCGCTGGCCTGGACCCGCACCACCACCCAGGTGCCCGCCTTCGCCGACCGCACCACCACCGAGCTGACCGTGGAGTGCGGCTACGACACCGAACTGGCCGTCACCAAGTACCTGCGCGCCGTCCGCGACGGGGAGGTGCCGCTGGACTTCCTCTTCAGCGGCACGGTCTTCTTCCGCTCCCCCGAGGGGCTGCTGCGCACGGCCCGGATCTCCTGGTCCAAGGACGCGTCCTTCCCGCTGCCCGCCGCGCTGTGGCACGAGCTGACGGACCGCTACTCCGCGGGCGGCACCTGGCTGCGGCTCTCCCGGGAGACCTTCGACCGGCTCGACGACCACCGCGCCCGCCATGTGCTCGGCAGCCCCGACGCCGCCGTGCGCCATCTGCTCGACCACTCCGGAGCCCCATGAACGCCGTCGACGACGCCATCGAGAAGATCACCACGGCCTGTCTGTACGAGGGCTATCTGCTGTGGCCGTACCGCAGGTCCGCGCTGAAGAACACCAAGCGCTGGATCTTCGGCGGCGTCTTCCCACGGGACCACGCCGAGGCGCTGGGCGAGCGCGGCCTGGCGCGTACCGAAGTGCTGGTCGACGCCCCCGACGGCGCGACGATCACCGCTCGGGTCCGCTTCCTGCACGTCGTGGACCGCACCGTGGTGCGCGACGGGCCCGACGGCCCCGAGCCGGTGGACGAGCTGACGGTGGCCGGAGAACGCCACGTCAGCTGGCAGGAGGCCACCGAACGCGAGGTCGTCGTCAGCGCGCGGCTGGCCGGCCCCCCGGTCGTCGCCGCCATCGACGTCCCCGAGGGCCGCGACACCGAACCGCTGCCGGGCGGCGCGGTGGTGCGCACCTGGCACCGGCTGGCGGGGCTCGTGGAGGTGTCCGCCGAGCCGGTCGCCGAGGGCAGCCACCGGCTGACCGTACGGATCGAGAACCACACCCCCTGTCCCGCCCCCGACCCCGCCGACCGCGCGGCGCGCGACAAGGCGGCGGCGTACGCCTTCGTCTCCACCCACACCGTGCTGCACGGCGACACCGCGCTGTTCCGCTCCCTCGCCGACCCGCCCGACCGGCTGCGCGTGGCCGCCGCGTCCTGCGAGAACCTGGGCGTCTGGCCGGTGCTGGTGGGCCCGGACCGGGCGGGCGACGCCTCGACGGGCGAGGCGCCGGGCGAGGCCGACGGCGCCCCCGCCGCGCACACCGTCCTCGCCTCCCCCGTGACGCTGTGCGACTTCCCCGCCGTGGCCCCGGAGAGCCCCGGCGACCTGTTCGACGGCGGGGAGATCGACCAGCTCCTCATCCTCAATGTGCTCAGCCTGACCGAGGAGGAGCAGGAGGAGGCCCGCGCCTGCGATCCCAGGGCCCGGGAGATCCTCGACCGCTGCGCCCGGCTCTCCCCCGAGGAACTGGGCGCGCTGCACGGCACCATCCGCGAGTTCCGGACCCTGGAGGACGCGTGACACAGCGAGGACCAGTGACCGAAGCGGGAGCCGTGACGGAGGCGGGAGCCGTGACCGAGACGGGAGCCGTGACCGGGCTGCGTCGCGGCAGCCGGGTGCGGCTCCGCCCCTCGCGCGGCAGCGACCTGTTCGATCTGGCGCTGGAGGGTCGGATCGGCGAAGTCGACCGTGTCGAGGAGGACCTCGAGGGAAACCCGCACGTGGTCGTGGTGCTGGAGGGCGACCCGGGACGGGACTTCGGCGCCAGCCGGGGCCAGGTCGCCCACCACTTCTACTTCTCCCCCGAGGAGGTGGAGCCCCTGTCGGGCGATCGGCCGGCGGCACCGCCGGCCCGGATCCTGGTCGCCGGGATCGGCAACGTCTTCCTCGCCGACGACGGCTTCGGCTGCGAGGTCGCCCAGGCGCTGGGCCGTCGGCCCCTCCCCGAGGGCGTGCGCGTCGCCGACTTCGGCATCCGGGGCATGGACCTCGCCTACCGGATGCTGGAGGGCTGGGACACCGTCGTCTTCGTCGACGCCGCCCCGCGCGGCGCCGCCCCCGGCACGCTCTTCGTCATCGAGCCGGACCTCCGGGAGATCGCCGACGCGGCGCCCGAGACCCATGCCATGGACCCGGTGCGGGTGCTCGCGCTGGCCCGGCATCTGAGCGAGGGGCCGCTGCCGCGGGTCCTGGTCGTCGGCTGCGAGCCGGAGGTCCGGATGACCGGCGAGGAGCCGGATGTCCAGGTCGGGCTCAGCGAACCCGTCCGGCGCGCCGTCGACGAGGCCGTACCGCTCGTCGAGAAGCTCCTGGCCGACCTGCTCGACCGCACCGGAGAGGAGGTGAGGTCCCAATGAGGAACGGAATCTTCATCCCCGCGGGCGTCGTGCGCGCCGCGACCTGCGTACTGGCGGTCGCGACGATCGCGATCATCGTGGCGGAGGCACCGGAGGCATGGCGGTACTACAAGATGGAGACGATGTAGCCACATGCGCTCGCTGTGACGCGGAGGTGCCCGTGAAGATGCTCATCAACGTGGCCGAGACGGTGGTCGCCGACGCGCTGCGCGGGCTGGCCGCCGCACACCCCGAGCTGACCGTGGACGTCGACAACCGGGTGGTGGTGCGCCGGGACGCGCCGGTGGCCGGGAAGGTCGCGCTGGTGTCGGGCGGCGGCTCGGGGCACGAGCCGCTGCACGCCGGGTTCGTCGGGCCCGGGATGCTGGACGCGGCCTGCCCCGGGGAGGTGTTCACCTCGCCCGTTCCGGACCAGATGGTGCGGGCGGCGGCGGCCGTGGACAGCGGCAAGGGCGTGCTGTTCGTGGTGAAGAACTACACGGGCGACGTCCTCAACTTCGACATGGCCGCCGAACTCGCCGAGGACGAGGGGGTGCAGATCGCCAAGGTGCTCGTCAACGACGACGTGGCGGTGACCGACAGCCTCTACACGGCCGGCCGGCGCGGCACCGGGGCGACGCTCTTCGTCGAGAAGATCGCGGGCGCGGCGGCGGAGGAGGGGGCGCCGCTGGAGCGGGTGGAGGCCGTCGCCCGGCAGGTCAACGCGTCCTCGCGCAGCTTCGGGGTGGCCCTCAGCGCCTGCTCCACCCCGGCCAGGGGCGGCCCCACCTTCGAGCTGCCGCCCGGTGAGCTGGAGCTCGGCGTGGGCATCCACGGCGAGCCGGGACGGGAGCGACGCGGGACGATGACCTCCCGTGAGATCGCCGACCTCGCGGTGGACGCGGTGCTCGACGATCTCCAGCCGGACAGTCCGGTGCTGCTGCTGGTCAACGGGATGGGCGGCACTCCGCTGCTGGAGCTCTACGGCTTCAACGCGGAGGTGCACCGGGTCCTGGGCGAGCGGGGCGTCCCGGTGGCCCGCACCCTCGTCGGCAACTACGTCACCTCGCTGGACATGGCCGGCGCCTCGGTGACGGTGTGCCAGCTGGACGAGGAGCTGCTGCGCCTGTGGGACGCGCCGGTGTCCACCCCCGCCCTGCGCTGGGGCCGCTGACGCCGACCGCGCGCTCCGCCCGGCCCCGTCCCCGGCCGGCCCGTCCCCCGGGCCCGGCCCCGTACCCCAGGGCGCGGCCTCGTGCGCGCCCCCGTCACCCGCCAGCCCGCCCGACCCACCGACCGCCCGACCCACCGACCCACCGACCCACCGACCCACCGACCCACCGACCCACCGACCCACCGACCCACCGACCCACCGACCCACCGACCGAGGAGGATGCCCGTGGCGCCGCCCGGCAGCGACCCCGTACTCGACGCCGCGTTCTTCCGCCGCTGGCTGACCGCGCTGGCGGCAGCCGTGGAACGGGAGGCCGACCGGCTGACCGACCTGGACGCGGCGATCGGCGACGCGGACCACGGCAGCAACATGCTGCGGGGCTTCCGAGCCGTCTCCGCCGCGCTCGACACGGACGCGCCGGCCACCCCGGGGGCCGTACTCGTGCTGGCCGGGCGTCAGTTGGTCTCCACGGTCGGTGGCGCGTCGGGCCCGCTGTACGGGACGCTGCTGCGGCGCGCGGGCAAGGCGCTCGGCGACGCGGAGGAGGTGGACCGCGAGCGGCTGCGGGAGGCCCTGCGGGCGGGGGTGGACGCGGTGGCCCAACTGGGTGGTGCCGCGCCCGGCGACAAGACGATGCTGGACGCGCTGGTCCCGGCGGTCGACGCGCTCGACGACTCCTTCGCGGCCGGCGCGGAGGCGGCCGGGAAGGGGGCCGTGGCCACCGTGCCGCTACGGGCCCGCAAGGGCCGGGCCAGCTATCTGGGCGAGCGCAGCATCGGCCACCAGGACCCGGGCGCCACCTCCTCGGCGCTCATCTTCACGACCTTGGCGGAGGTGGCCCGATGAGCGGCGAACGGCAGTCGGTCGGAGTGGTGTTGGTCTCGCACAGCGCCCAGGTCGCCGAGTCGGTGGCGCGCATGGCCACGGCCTTGGCCGGCGGTGGCGCCACGGCGCCCGTCGCGGCCGCCGGCGGCACCGCCGACGGCGAGGTGGGCACCAGTGCGGAGCTGATCGCCCGGGCGGCCCACGCCGTCGACCGGGGCGCGGGCGTCGCCCTCCTGGTCGACCTGGGCAGCGCGGTGCTGACCGTGAAGGCGCTCCTCGCCGAGGGCGAGGAGCTGCCCGAGGGGGCACGCCTGGTGGACGCGCCCTTCCTGGAGGGCACGGTCGCGGCGGTCGTCGCCGCCTCGGCCGGCGCGGACCTGGAGGCCGTCGCGGCGGCGGCCGAGGAGGCGTACGGCTACCGCAAGGTGTGACCGGCCGTCGCCGACGGGACCTCGCCGCCGGGGACGGTCACGGCCGCCGCCGTCCCGTCGGGATCGTCACCGCCAGGGACCGGCGCCGCCGGGATCTCACCCCGGGAACCGCCACCGCCTGGGCCGGCGCCGCCGGGATCTCACCGCCGGGGACCGTCACCGCCGGGTGGGAAACGGCGGATACGCACGGACGTTGTCGTTGTACTCCTGGACGCGCTCGGCGACCAGCCGCGGCAGCGTGCCCGCGGCCAGGTCGGCCAGCGTGGTGCCCTCCAGGACCTGCCGCAGGCTGGTGCGCACCGCGCGCCAGACGTCGGGGAGGGCGGCTGCCGCCCCGGGGTATTCCAGACCGGTGAGCCGCAGGTCGCGCACGCTGGCGAGCGGGCCGTCGACGGCGCGGATGACGTCGGCGAGGGTGATCTCCTCCGGGGGCCGGCTCAGCTCGTAGCCCCCGTCGGGGCCGCGCAGGCTGCGGACCAGCCCGGCCCGGCGCAGTTCGCTGAGCACCACGAACAGAAAGCGCAGCGGGATGTCCTGACGGGTCGCGATGTCCTCCGACTTCAGCGGCCGGTCGGGAGAGCCCGCGAGCTCTGCCATCGCCCGTACGGCGTAGTCCGTTCTTGCTGAGATCCTCACGGCCTCAACTGTCTCACGGGGACGGCGGAGCCGTCCCATCCGGGCACCGGGCCCTCCCGCCCGAGCGCCGGGGCCCCCTCCGACGTCGGCGCCGCCCCTTCCCGTCACCGGAGCCGTTCGCCGGCGCCGCGGCCGTTCAGCGTACGGGGCCGTCCCGCGACGGAGCGCCATGTGGCCCACAGCGAGGGGGTGATGACGCACGGTCGCGCCGACGCCAGTATGGTGCCCATTGCAGGTTGTTCATCGAAATAGTGAAGTACATCGTGCACCCGTGTGCCGGAGCCGGAGGTTTGTCCGTGGTCCTCGCTCGCTCTCGATCTCGATCAACCATGGCCGTCGTCGGCGCGGGTGCGGCCGGCGCGCTCGTCGCCATCCAGCTCTGCGAGGCCGCGGCCCGGCGGCGCACCCCGCTCGAGCTGGTCCTGATCGACCCGGCCGGGGAGGCGGGGCGCGGCACCGCCTACGCCACCGAAGACCCGCGCCACCGGCTCAACGTCCCGGTCGGCGGAATGAGTTGTTACCCGGACGACCCCGGGCACTTCCTGCGGTGGCTCTGTCGCCACGGCGAACCGACCGTCACCGCCGGGGACTTCGCCACCCGCTACCGCTACGGCGCCTATCTCGCCGACACCCTCGGCCAGGCGATCATCAGGGCGCAGGGCGTCGTCGCCGTGCGCCGGCTGCGGACGAAGGCGGTGGGGTGCGCCTGGCCGAGCGTCGGCGGGGCCGTGCTCGACCTCGCGGACGGCACCAGCGTCTCGGCCGACGCCGTGGTGCTGGCCACCGGACCCACCGCCGGAACCGCCGGCTGGGCGCCGGAGGCGCTGCGCGGCGAGGACCGCTTCATCGACCGCCCCTGGGCGCCGGGCGCGCTGGACGCGGTCCGCGAGGGCGACGGGGATGTGTTGCTGGTCGGTGCCGGGCTCACCGCGGTCGACCTGGCGCTGACCCTCGACCGCCCCGGACGCACGGTGCACGCGCTGTCCCGCAGCGGGTCGCTGCCCCGGCCGCACGCCGTGGCCCCGCTGCCGCCGGTGCCGCCTCCGCCGGGGCTGTCCGGGTTGCCGCTGCCGCGGCTCCGCACCGCCGTGCGCCGCCATCTGCTCGCGGCGCTGCGCGAGCACGGCGACTGGAGGCCGGCGTTGGACGGGCTGCGCTCGGTCACCGTGGGCCTGTGGCAGGGGCTGAGCGAGGACGAGCGGGCCGAGTTCCTGGGCCGGGACGCCACCGCGTGGAACGTGCACCGACACCGGATGGCCCCGGCCACCGCGGAGGCCCTCGGCCGGGCGCGCGCCGCCCGCCGGCTGCGGGTCCACGCGGGTCGGGTGGCGTCCGTACGGCGCCTGGGCGCGGCCGACGCCGACGGCGGACGGCTCGACGGGGCGCGGTTCGACGTGGGCCTCGCCGACGGCCGTTCGCTGCGGGTGAGCTGGGTGGTGGACTGCACCGGACCCGGGCTGCGCGCCGACGGCTCGGGCGATCCCCTGTGGGGCGGGCTGCTCGCCGCGGGGTTCGCGGTGCCCGGCCCGCTGGGCATCGGGGTGGCCACCGAGGACGGGCGGCTGCGCGACGCGGAAGGCCGCGCGGAGCGACCGCTGTTCACGCTCGGCGCGCCCCGGCGCGGCGAGCTGTGGGAGACCACCGCCATCCCCGAGCTGCGGGTCCAGGCACGGGCGGTCGCCGAGGCGCTGCTGGCGCCGCTGTCCGGGCCGGCGTCGACCGCCCGCCGTCGCCCGGCGGACCAGTTCGGGCTGCCGCTGTCCACCCACGCCGCGGCGGCGGCCGCCTACCGCAGCGGGCTGGCGCGGGTCGTCACGGTCCGGGCGGGGGCGGCGGAGGCGTTCACCCGGGCCGTCGAGCTCGACCCCGGCTTCGCCCTCGGCCACGCCGCGCTGGCCCTGCTCGGCCACGAGTGCGGGGTGGAGGTCGACACCCAGCGGGCGCTCGCCGACGCGCGGCGCAGCGCGGCCGAGCGCGGCGACGACCGGGAGCGCTCCTTCGTCGACGTCGTGGCCCGCCGGGTCGGGGCGGGCGACGGCGACACCGCCCTGATGGACCATCTGGGCCGCCATCCGGGTGATGCCCTGGCGCTCAGCGCCGCCGTCCCCACCATCGCCTTCTCCGGGGTCAGCGACCTGGACGGCGCGTTGGCGCGCCGGCTGCTGGAGTCCACCGCGGCCGCCTACGACGGCCACTGGTTCCACACCTCGCTGCTCTCCTTCCTCCACCAGGAGGAGGGGCGTTTCGAGGAGGCGGGCGATCTGGCGCGGCAGGCGCTGGCCGCCGAGCCGGCCTCCGGCCACGCGGTGCACGCGCTGGCCCATGTCCACTACGAGTCCGGTGCGCACCGCGCGGGCCGCGACTGGCTCGACGAGTGGCTCACCGGTCAGGGCCGCGGCGCGGTGCACCGGGCGCACTTCTCCTGGCACGCGGCCCTGCACGAGCTGGCCCTCGACGATCCGGCGGCGGTGCGCCGGCGTTGGTTCGCCCAGCTGGCCCCGGCCCGGGTGCGCGGCGTACGGGCGCTGATCGACTCCGGTTCCCTGCTGTGGCGGGCCCGGATGACCCGCAACTGGACCGGCCGGGTCCCGGTGGACGATGTGCTGAGCGCGGTCGCCCGCGACATGGTGGAGCGGCCGGCGACCGCCTTCACCGCCCTGCACGGCGCCTTCGCCCTCACCGCCGCCGGCGACCTGCCCGCCCTGCGCCGGCTGCGCGCCCACACGGCGCAGGCCGACCCGGTCCAGCGCGAGGTGGTCGCGCCGCTGTGCGAGGCGCTGGAGGCGGTGTTGGAGGAGCGCTGGTCCGTCGCGGTGCGGCAGCTGCGCGGTGTGCTGCCCGCGCTGCCGCGGGTCGGCGGCAGCGCGGCCCAGCGCGAGGTCGTCGAGGAGACCCTGCTGTACGCCCTGGTCGCCGCCGGCCACTGCGACTCCGCCCGACGGGTCCTGGAGCAGCGGCTGGACCGCCGCTCCTCGCCGCTGGACCGCCGCCGCTTGGCGGACCTGCCGGCCTGAACGGCGCGGCCGGGCGGGCAGCGACCGCCTTCGCCATGGTCCGACCGCCTTCGCCCGGTCCGTACGGAGGCGGTCGTACGGCGTGGGGCGGCGGCCGGGGCGCTTGCGGGCGCCGGCCGCCGGCCTGCCGTCGGGTCTACGCTCGGGCGTCGGCGAGGAACGTACGGAGGTGGGCCGCGAGTCGGCGGGGCTGGTCCTCGGGGATGAGGGTGTAGCTGTCGGCGATCTCGACGTATGCGCCGCGAGGCAACAGGGCGGCCAGC
Coding sequences:
- a CDS encoding NifU family protein, encoding MPWDDAYARDRVARAEERLAGLETLPDGVSAARAGEAVEGLVALYGECLARVMGHLADDAELVRRLAADELVGHLLLVHDLHPDPVADRVRQALAGLPGEPEVLELSADLVRIRLRDTRGGGCGCGSSPAASPEQTVRDAIAARAPEVERVEVETAPAARAPQALIPVEALFPGRTGDRAPVGREAG
- a CDS encoding DUF5947 family protein, which codes for MSRLRRIARQAAARAAPDPVTGRDGRERCDLCAEPLPPDHRHLLDLSAAAVRCACRACALLFDRREAGGASYRLLPRERRRLDGCAIDEVLWAGLGIPVDLAFFVRGGATGEVTAGYPSPLGTLRAAVHPDSWRELTRAHPALPGLADDVEALLVHRAGGAREHWLVPLDDCYRLVAVVRAHWKGLGGGPEVWRHVDTFFSELAGELPGEPAGEPSTGPATGPDPGPRPTPQEASWVSP
- a CDS encoding DUF6084 family protein, whose protein sequence is MTASLPTAVALAAAPDLTFAVTGVAAERFAALPTLRFGVEIARVGGGPVSSITLTTAIRIDVARRRYDAAARRALTELFGVPERWGGTLHPLAWTRTTTQVPAFADRTTTELTVECGYDTELAVTKYLRAVRDGEVPLDFLFSGTVFFRSPEGLLRTARISWSKDASFPLPAALWHELTDRYSAGGTWLRLSRETFDRLDDHRARHVLGSPDAAVRHLLDHSGAP
- a CDS encoding hydrogenase maturation protease, whose translation is MTETGAVTGLRRGSRVRLRPSRGSDLFDLALEGRIGEVDRVEEDLEGNPHVVVVLEGDPGRDFGASRGQVAHHFYFSPEEVEPLSGDRPAAPPARILVAGIGNVFLADDGFGCEVAQALGRRPLPEGVRVADFGIRGMDLAYRMLEGWDTVVFVDAAPRGAAPGTLFVIEPDLREIADAAPETHAMDPVRVLALARHLSEGPLPRVLVVGCEPEVRMTGEEPDVQVGLSEPVRRAVDEAVPLVEKLLADLLDRTGEEVRSQ
- the dhaK gene encoding dihydroxyacetone kinase subunit DhaK; protein product: MKMLINVAETVVADALRGLAAAHPELTVDVDNRVVVRRDAPVAGKVALVSGGGSGHEPLHAGFVGPGMLDAACPGEVFTSPVPDQMVRAAAAVDSGKGVLFVVKNYTGDVLNFDMAAELAEDEGVQIAKVLVNDDVAVTDSLYTAGRRGTGATLFVEKIAGAAAEEGAPLERVEAVARQVNASSRSFGVALSACSTPARGGPTFELPPGELELGVGIHGEPGRERRGTMTSREIADLAVDAVLDDLQPDSPVLLLVNGMGGTPLLELYGFNAEVHRVLGERGVPVARTLVGNYVTSLDMAGASVTVCQLDEELLRLWDAPVSTPALRWGR
- the dhaL gene encoding dihydroxyacetone kinase subunit DhaL, translated to MAPPGSDPVLDAAFFRRWLTALAAAVEREADRLTDLDAAIGDADHGSNMLRGFRAVSAALDTDAPATPGAVLVLAGRQLVSTVGGASGPLYGTLLRRAGKALGDAEEVDRERLREALRAGVDAVAQLGGAAPGDKTMLDALVPAVDALDDSFAAGAEAAGKGAVATVPLRARKGRASYLGERSIGHQDPGATSSALIFTTLAEVAR
- a CDS encoding PTS fructose transporter subunit IIA, translating into MSGERQSVGVVLVSHSAQVAESVARMATALAGGGATAPVAAAGGTADGEVGTSAELIARAAHAVDRGAGVALLVDLGSAVLTVKALLAEGEELPEGARLVDAPFLEGTVAAVVAASAGADLEAVAAAAEEAYGYRKV
- a CDS encoding Rrf2 family transcriptional regulator, with the protein product MRISARTDYAVRAMAELAGSPDRPLKSEDIATRQDIPLRFLFVVLSELRRAGLVRSLRGPDGGYELSRPPEEITLADVIRAVDGPLASVRDLRLTGLEYPGAAAALPDVWRAVRTSLRQVLEGTTLADLAAGTLPRLVAERVQEYNDNVRAYPPFPTRR
- a CDS encoding FAD/NAD(P)-binding protein, which gives rise to MAVVGAGAAGALVAIQLCEAAARRRTPLELVLIDPAGEAGRGTAYATEDPRHRLNVPVGGMSCYPDDPGHFLRWLCRHGEPTVTAGDFATRYRYGAYLADTLGQAIIRAQGVVAVRRLRTKAVGCAWPSVGGAVLDLADGTSVSADAVVLATGPTAGTAGWAPEALRGEDRFIDRPWAPGALDAVREGDGDVLLVGAGLTAVDLALTLDRPGRTVHALSRSGSLPRPHAVAPLPPVPPPPGLSGLPLPRLRTAVRRHLLAALREHGDWRPALDGLRSVTVGLWQGLSEDERAEFLGRDATAWNVHRHRMAPATAEALGRARAARRLRVHAGRVASVRRLGAADADGGRLDGARFDVGLADGRSLRVSWVVDCTGPGLRADGSGDPLWGGLLAAGFAVPGPLGIGVATEDGRLRDAEGRAERPLFTLGAPRRGELWETTAIPELRVQARAVAEALLAPLSGPASTARRRPADQFGLPLSTHAAAAAAYRSGLARVVTVRAGAAEAFTRAVELDPGFALGHAALALLGHECGVEVDTQRALADARRSAAERGDDRERSFVDVVARRVGAGDGDTALMDHLGRHPGDALALSAAVPTIAFSGVSDLDGALARRLLESTAAAYDGHWFHTSLLSFLHQEEGRFEEAGDLARQALAAEPASGHAVHALAHVHYESGAHRAGRDWLDEWLTGQGRGAVHRAHFSWHAALHELALDDPAAVRRRWFAQLAPARVRGVRALIDSGSLLWRARMTRNWTGRVPVDDVLSAVARDMVERPATAFTALHGAFALTAAGDLPALRRLRAHTAQADPVQREVVAPLCEALEAVLEERWSVAVRQLRGVLPALPRVGGSAAQREVVEETLLYALVAAGHCDSARRVLEQRLDRRSSPLDRRRLADLPA